The Euryarchaeota archaeon genomic sequence CGTCGCCTCGAAACCCTCTTCGCGGTGCGGTGATGCGACGCCAATGAAGACGATCCGTTCGCCCGGCCGAAGGGTCCCGACACGATGGACGACGAGGGCGTCGACGAGTCCCCATTTCGCCATCGCCCGAGCCACGAGTCGTTCGAGTTCCACGACGGCCATCGGCTCGTAGCATTCGTAGGTGAGCGTCTCCACCGCTTCTCCCCTGGCCTCGGTGCGGACGATTCCGATGAACGTGACCACGGAGCCTGCGCCTCGTCGTTCAAGCGCCTCCGTGAGCGCCCCGACGTCGAAAGCCTCTCCTTGGATCCTGACCCGGCTGTGCGAGCCGCCGGAGACAGGTGGAAGAAGCGCCAATTCGTCGCCCGGCGCCACTTTCGCGCCAAGGCCGCAGTATTCAAGGTTCAATCCCACCGCGAGATGCCCCTTGAAACGTGCGAGGCGCGGGTATTCAGTGAAGAGCATCTGGAGGAGCGTTTCCACGTCGGCACCTTCCGGCAACTCGATCTCGATCCTTGATGCGCCGACTATCTCCCGCGGCTCCGCAAAGAGGAGTACACTCGCCTTGAACCTTTTTCCGGGGCCTTCGTCCGCCATGTTCCGCAAGCGTTCAAATCGCGCCTGTGCCTTAAAAGCTCGCCGCACGCCGGCCAGGGCCCACAACAACGTATTTGGCGCGGCAGGCACAATCCAGCAGCCGATGGAAAGAACGGTGGCCCTGCTACTCACGGCGATACTCGTTGCGGGGTGCCTTGGTCCAACGGTCGAGCCCGAGAACGTGAAGGAGAACGCGCCGCGTGTCCGGGTCAAGGGAACGATTCCCTACGATGTGACGCTCGCGACCGTGCTCTCAGCGATTCCCTCCAACGTCACCTCGGTCGATGACATCGTCAATCGGACCCTGCG encodes the following:
- a CDS encoding molybdenum cofactor biosynthesis protein MoaE, whose translation is MADEGPGKRFKASVLLFAEPREIVGASRIEIELPEGADVETLLQMLFTEYPRLARFKGHLAVGLNLEYCGLGAKVAPGDELALLPPVSGGSHSRVRIQGEAFDVGALTEALERRGAGSVVTFIGIVRTEARGEAVETLTYECYEPMAVVELERLVARAMAKWGLVDALVVHRVGTLRPGERIVFIGVASPHREEGFEATKFLIEELKVFAPIWKKEATVSGTHWVEGARHGR